The Mesotoga infera genome includes a window with the following:
- a CDS encoding TldD/PmbA family protein — MYSFPDNLYSDVRVEDVSKSDIIVTLGRTDNMKEQKYVAAFIRVFDGERWYYSSTTNLDSVQEELDRLACLAKKNPDIEENRIVRKFEVNKGSYLSYEKDEDFSQVSLREKFDLLSSYFPLIGERELVKFWRGQYIDQRVVKSFFSSKGADLTFDYQRVGFRLLYQMVCGEEQFMDRFDLAGNTLDVIKDLHEEVGQTVKTSEDFIRNAKAVTPGKYPVILSPEAAGVFAHESFGHKSEADFMLGDRTMMEEWKIGRKVGSEILSIIDDGNKSGVGHVVFDDEGTKAVETYLIRDGYLSGRLHSAETAATLEEELTGNARAVSFEYEPVVRMTTTFISPGELSLEELLSEIKDGIFVDSLNHGSGMSTFTLAPNRAYLIREGKITEPVKISVVTGSVFQTLNEIEGLTEDFRLLSFSLGGCGKMEQYPLPVGFGGPFVRVRSLNVH, encoded by the coding sequence ATGTATAGTTTTCCGGATAATCTTTACTCCGATGTGAGAGTCGAGGACGTTTCAAAGAGCGACATCATAGTTACTCTGGGGCGTACTGATAACATGAAAGAGCAGAAGTATGTCGCGGCCTTCATAAGGGTCTTTGATGGAGAAAGGTGGTACTATAGCTCGACTACGAATCTGGATTCCGTTCAAGAGGAACTGGATAGACTTGCCTGTCTGGCAAAGAAGAATCCCGATATCGAAGAAAACAGAATCGTTCGCAAGTTCGAAGTCAACAAGGGATCCTATTTGAGCTACGAAAAGGATGAAGATTTCTCCCAAGTCTCTCTCAGAGAGAAATTTGATTTGCTCTCTAGTTACTTCCCTCTCATTGGAGAGAGAGAGCTTGTGAAATTCTGGAGAGGTCAGTATATTGATCAGAGAGTTGTCAAGAGCTTCTTTTCAAGCAAAGGTGCTGATCTCACATTTGATTATCAACGTGTCGGCTTCAGACTGCTCTATCAGATGGTTTGTGGAGAAGAGCAATTCATGGATAGATTCGATCTGGCGGGAAATACGCTGGATGTGATTAAGGATCTCCACGAGGAAGTCGGGCAGACAGTCAAGACCTCTGAAGATTTCATAAGAAATGCCAAAGCCGTCACGCCAGGAAAATATCCGGTTATTCTGTCTCCTGAAGCTGCAGGTGTATTTGCCCATGAGAGTTTTGGACATAAGAGCGAAGCTGACTTCATGCTTGGAGACAGAACCATGATGGAAGAGTGGAAGATTGGGCGAAAAGTCGGAAGTGAAATACTCTCAATCATTGACGATGGAAACAAATCGGGAGTTGGGCATGTTGTATTCGATGACGAAGGAACGAAGGCGGTCGAAACTTACTTGATAAGAGACGGTTATCTGTCGGGCAGATTGCATAGCGCAGAAACGGCAGCTACTCTGGAAGAAGAATTGACGGGAAACGCCAGAGCTGTCAGCTTCGAGTATGAACCAGTAGTGAGGATGACAACAACTTTCATATCTCCCGGAGAATTGTCTTTAGAAGAACTTCTTTCCGAAATTAAGGATGGGATTTTTGTCGATTCCCTGAATCACGGGTCTGGAATGTCGACCTTTACGCTTGCACCAAACAGGGCTTACTTGATAAGAGAAGGAAAGATCACGGAGCCGGTGAAGATTTCCGTTGTGACCGGGAGCGTTTTCCAGACGTTGAACGAGATAGAAGGGCTTACTGAGGATTTCAGACTTCTCTCATTCTCTCTTGGAGGGTGTGGAAAGATGGAGCAGTATCCTCTTCCAGTTGGATTTGGCGGACCTTTTGTTCGAGTCCGTTCGCTTAACGTTCATTAA